In one Ornithinimicrobium pratense genomic region, the following are encoded:
- a CDS encoding peptidoglycan D,D-transpeptidase FtsI family protein translates to MNTPIRRLAVVIFAMFTALLMASTWIQFVQADDLRERADNRRTLMDTYSRDRGAILVNGTAVARSEPTNDELRWLRVYDTPSRYAHITGYYSFIYGAGAGLERTTNSLLAGTDDSLFYQRLADVITGRPATGTNLELTIDPAVQQAAVDALGDRRGAAVALDPSTGAILAMVSRPAYDPNALSSHNLAAVEQAYAELADDPERPLINRAIGGDLYPPGSVFKLVTAAAALESEDYEPDTELVGPLTYTLPGTSTELPNFQGAACDPEGRPTLAVSIQVSCNTSFAWLAGELGADALREQAEDFGFGQTLETPLPVTPSSYPAELDEPQLALTGIGQHDVRVTPLQVAMMAAGIANDGVVMTPYLIETLRGADLEVVDQTSPRTLSRAVSQSTAQELTEMMTMVVQRGSGQLAQVPGVEVAGKTGTAEFGSQGGAHAWFTGFAPADDPQIAVAVIVESASDNWVGETGGVVAAPVARAMLQAGVDR, encoded by the coding sequence GTGAACACCCCCATCCGCCGGCTGGCCGTGGTGATCTTCGCGATGTTCACGGCCCTGCTCATGGCCAGCACCTGGATCCAGTTCGTGCAGGCCGACGACCTGCGCGAGCGGGCGGACAACCGGCGCACGCTGATGGACACCTACAGCCGGGACCGCGGAGCGATCCTCGTCAACGGCACCGCTGTGGCCCGGTCCGAGCCCACCAACGACGAGCTGCGCTGGCTGCGGGTCTACGACACCCCCAGCCGCTATGCCCACATCACCGGTTATTACTCCTTCATCTATGGCGCCGGGGCCGGGCTTGAGCGCACCACCAACAGCCTGCTCGCCGGCACCGACGACAGCCTCTTCTACCAGCGCCTGGCCGACGTCATCACCGGCCGGCCGGCCACCGGCACGAACCTGGAGCTGACCATCGACCCAGCCGTGCAGCAGGCCGCGGTGGACGCCCTGGGCGACCGGCGCGGGGCAGCGGTCGCGCTCGACCCCAGCACCGGGGCGATCCTGGCCATGGTGAGCAGACCGGCCTACGACCCCAATGCGCTGTCCAGTCACAACCTGGCGGCCGTAGAGCAGGCCTACGCGGAGCTGGCCGACGACCCCGAGCGGCCGTTGATCAACCGCGCCATCGGTGGCGATCTCTACCCGCCCGGGTCGGTCTTCAAGCTGGTGACCGCGGCCGCCGCGCTGGAGAGCGAAGACTACGAGCCGGACACCGAGCTCGTCGGTCCGCTCACCTACACGCTGCCGGGCACCAGCACCGAACTGCCCAACTTCCAGGGGGCCGCCTGCGACCCGGAGGGCCGGCCCACCCTGGCGGTCTCCATCCAGGTCTCGTGCAACACCTCTTTCGCCTGGCTGGCCGGGGAGCTGGGCGCCGACGCCCTGCGCGAGCAGGCCGAGGATTTCGGCTTCGGGCAGACGCTGGAGACGCCGCTGCCGGTGACCCCGTCCTCCTACCCTGCCGAGCTCGACGAGCCCCAGCTGGCCCTGACCGGCATCGGTCAGCACGACGTGCGCGTCACTCCCCTGCAGGTGGCGATGATGGCAGCCGGCATCGCCAATGACGGGGTGGTGATGACGCCATACCTGATCGAGACGCTCCGGGGGGCCGACCTGGAGGTGGTCGACCAGACCAGCCCCCGCACCCTGTCCCGGGCCGTCTCGCAGTCCACGGCGCAGGAGCTGACGGAGATGATGACGATGGTCGTGCAGCGCGGCTCGGGCCAGCTGGCCCAGGTCCCGGGCGTGGAGGTGGCCGGCAAGACGGGCACTGCCGAGTTCGGCTCGCAGGGCGGAGCACACGCCTGGTTCACCGGCTTCGCACCCGCGGACGACCCGCAGATCGCGGTCGCCGTGATCGTCGAGTCGGCGAGCGACAACTGGGTCGGTGAGACCGGAGGAGTGGTGGCCGCGCCGGTGGCGCGGGCCATGCTGCAGGCAGGAGTGGACCGATGA
- a CDS encoding FtsW/RodA/SpoVE family cell cycle protein yields the protein MQVRSGRTIELLLLLLAVGIVALAYANVNLAAVDRLPEDAWWHVAGFGGLALVLHLVLRWRARYADPLMLPIATLLNGLGLVMIHRIDLVSAPGGTTNVADRQLLWTGLSVVIAAVVLILVRDHRVLRRYTYIAMAAAFVLLLLPMVPGLGVEEYGARLWIRLGPFSFQPGEVAKIGLAIFFAGYLVSTRDALSLVGRRILGLQLPRGRDLGPILVAWLLSMLILVLQRDLGASLLYFGLFVAMLYVATERTSWIVIGLSLFVGGALLAWQLFTHVQSRVMLWLDPFAAGQSDQVAKGLMGLAHGGIFGTGLGEGYPYLTYFANSDYIIGSFGEELGLVGLFAILLLYALLAERGLRTAIGAREGFGKLLAVGLSFTLALQIFVIVGGITRVIPLTGLTTPFLSAGGSSLLANWIIVALLLRISDHARRPVSERRQNESRQNESRQNESRQARTAEQEVPQ from the coding sequence ATGCAAGTGCGCAGCGGCCGCACCATCGAGCTGCTGCTGCTGCTCCTGGCGGTCGGGATCGTCGCCCTGGCCTACGCCAACGTCAACCTGGCCGCCGTCGACCGCCTGCCCGAAGACGCCTGGTGGCACGTCGCCGGCTTCGGCGGACTCGCCCTGGTCCTGCACCTCGTCCTGCGCTGGCGGGCCCGGTATGCCGACCCGCTGATGCTGCCCATCGCCACCCTGCTCAACGGGCTGGGGTTGGTGATGATCCACCGCATCGACCTGGTCAGTGCCCCCGGCGGGACCACCAACGTCGCCGACCGGCAGCTGCTCTGGACCGGCCTGTCCGTCGTGATCGCCGCCGTCGTGCTCATCCTCGTCCGTGACCACCGGGTCCTGCGTCGCTACACCTATATCGCGATGGCCGCCGCCTTCGTCCTGCTCCTGCTGCCGATGGTCCCGGGGCTCGGGGTGGAGGAGTACGGCGCCCGGTTGTGGATCCGGCTCGGGCCGTTCAGCTTCCAGCCCGGTGAGGTGGCCAAGATCGGCCTGGCCATCTTCTTCGCCGGCTACCTGGTAAGCACCCGCGACGCGCTCTCCCTCGTGGGTCGCCGGATCCTGGGCCTGCAGCTGCCCCGCGGACGGGACCTGGGCCCCATCCTGGTGGCCTGGCTGCTGTCGATGCTGATCCTCGTCCTGCAGCGTGACCTGGGGGCCTCGCTGCTCTACTTCGGCCTCTTCGTGGCGATGCTCTACGTGGCGACCGAACGCACCAGCTGGATCGTTATCGGCCTGTCCCTCTTCGTCGGCGGTGCGCTGCTGGCCTGGCAGCTGTTCACCCACGTCCAGAGCCGGGTGATGCTCTGGCTGGACCCGTTCGCCGCCGGCCAGTCCGACCAGGTCGCCAAGGGGTTGATGGGCCTGGCCCACGGCGGCATCTTCGGCACCGGGCTGGGCGAGGGTTATCCCTACCTGACCTACTTCGCCAACAGCGACTACATCATCGGCAGCTTCGGGGAGGAGCTCGGCCTGGTCGGGCTGTTCGCCATCCTCCTGCTCTACGCCCTGCTCGCGGAGCGAGGGCTGCGCACCGCGATCGGCGCGCGGGAGGGCTTCGGCAAACTGCTGGCCGTGGGGCTGTCCTTCACCCTGGCCCTGCAGATCTTCGTCATCGTCGGCGGCATCACCAGGGTCATCCCGCTCACCGGCCTCACCACACCCTTCCTGTCCGCGGGCGGCTCCTCCCTGCTGGCCAACTGGATCATCGTCGCGCTGCTGCTCCGGATCAGCGACCACGCCCGTCGCCCCGTCTCCGAGCGCCGCCAGAACGAGAGCCGCCAGAACGAGAGCCGGCAGAACGAGAGCCGGCAGGCCCGCACGGCCGAGCAAGAGGTGCCGCAGTGA
- a CDS encoding PP2C family protein-serine/threonine phosphatase codes for MPVALRYAARSNVGLGSKSRNEDSAYAGPELLVLCDGMGGHAAGDVASSLVVGELVHLDGEAHGADDSLDILERAIEEANSRLADVMEVYPDSDGMGTTCIAMIRAGTKLAVANIGDSRAYLLRGGRLTQITKDHSFVQQLLDEERINEDEALHHPQRSLVTRVLTGRPEDQPDLSLRELHRGDRLMICSDGLTDYVSRDTVAEILGETGRTPGEVAESLIQTALRASTRDNVTVIVADAVPPGDGTTKPQVVGAASERRGVQRVSALTPAEKAAQLSREASGVPAAVDPPVLAEEQTSRLARVLRGSLVALSLVAVLAMALWGGWTWSQRQFYVGDQDGQVAIFRGLSQDLGPIPLSTVEEESDVPVEALPAYYRDQVRRTLSADDRAGADRIVADLRDLVTSPEPTRPARGSGAQNCTPLVLLPDGSTATAIPADAEAVTVASVEEGREELAAGPLTAALLERLGLGAGSLGGAAGAPEPTGASTSAPRPSTVAVVWPEDCP; via the coding sequence ATGCCCGTCGCCCTCCGCTACGCCGCCCGCAGCAATGTGGGACTGGGCAGCAAGTCCCGCAACGAGGACTCGGCCTACGCCGGGCCCGAGCTGCTAGTGCTCTGCGACGGGATGGGCGGGCACGCGGCCGGTGACGTCGCCTCCTCCCTGGTGGTCGGCGAGCTGGTCCACCTCGACGGTGAGGCGCACGGCGCCGACGACTCCCTGGACATCCTGGAGCGGGCCATCGAGGAGGCCAACAGCCGCCTCGCCGACGTGATGGAGGTCTACCCGGACTCCGACGGGATGGGGACCACCTGCATCGCGATGATCCGCGCCGGCACCAAGTTGGCGGTGGCCAACATCGGCGACTCCCGGGCCTACCTGCTGCGCGGCGGACGGCTGACCCAGATCACCAAGGACCACTCCTTCGTCCAGCAGCTGCTCGACGAGGAGCGCATCAACGAGGACGAGGCGCTGCACCACCCGCAGCGCTCCCTGGTGACCCGCGTGCTGACCGGCCGGCCCGAGGACCAGCCCGACCTGTCCCTGCGCGAGCTGCACCGCGGCGACCGGCTGATGATCTGCAGCGACGGCCTGACCGACTACGTCTCCCGGGACACCGTCGCCGAGATCCTCGGCGAGACCGGCCGGACGCCCGGGGAGGTCGCGGAGAGCCTGATCCAGACCGCACTGCGCGCCTCCACCCGCGACAACGTCACCGTCATCGTGGCCGACGCCGTCCCGCCGGGCGACGGCACCACCAAGCCGCAGGTGGTCGGCGCGGCCAGCGAGCGCCGCGGCGTGCAGCGGGTCTCTGCCCTCACCCCGGCGGAGAAGGCGGCCCAGCTCAGCCGGGAGGCCAGCGGTGTCCCCGCCGCCGTCGACCCGCCGGTGCTGGCCGAGGAGCAGACCAGTCGGTTGGCCCGTGTCCTGCGCGGCTCACTGGTGGCGCTGTCCCTCGTCGCGGTCCTCGCGATGGCGCTCTGGGGCGGGTGGACCTGGAGCCAGCGGCAGTTCTACGTGGGCGATCAGGACGGCCAGGTGGCCATCTTCCGCGGGCTGTCCCAGGACCTGGGCCCCATCCCGCTGTCCACGGTCGAGGAGGAGTCCGACGTCCCCGTCGAGGCCCTGCCCGCCTATTACCGTGACCAGGTCCGCCGCACCCTGTCCGCAGACGACCGCGCCGGGGCCGACCGCATCGTGGCCGACCTGCGCGACCTGGTCACCAGTCCTGAGCCGACCCGTCCAGCGCGCGGGTCCGGCGCGCAGAACTGCACGCCCCTAGTGCTCCTCCCGGACGGGAGCACCGCCACCGCGATCCCCGCCGACGCCGAGGCCGTCACGGTGGCCAGCGTCGAGGAGGGCCGCGAAGAGCTGGCCGCCGGGCCGCTCACCGCGGCCCTGCTGGAGCGCCTCGGCCTGGGCGCCGGGAGCCTGGGCGGTGCGGCCGGCGCGCCCGAACCCACCGGTGCCTCCACCAGCGCGCCCCGGCCCTCCACCGTCGCCGTCGTCTGGCCGGAGGACTGCCCGTGA
- a CDS encoding FHA domain-containing protein FhaB/FipA: MGELTLNLLRLGIVVLLWAFVFSVVGALRGDLYGTRVLSRNAGPARSRESRAETRQRRKSPTHLVVTEGRLRGTSVPLHEAGVLIGRNPECALVLTDDYASGRHLRIYPGADAWYADDLGSTNGTVVDGEEIGTGARLDPGAQIRIGQTVLELRR, encoded by the coding sequence ATGGGGGAGCTGACCCTGAACCTGCTGCGCCTCGGCATCGTGGTCCTGCTCTGGGCCTTCGTCTTCTCCGTCGTGGGCGCGCTGCGCGGTGACCTCTACGGCACCAGGGTCCTGTCCCGCAACGCCGGCCCCGCCCGGTCGCGCGAGTCCCGTGCCGAGACCCGGCAGCGCCGCAAATCCCCGACCCACCTGGTGGTGACCGAGGGCCGGCTGCGCGGCACCTCGGTGCCCCTGCACGAGGCTGGCGTGCTCATCGGCCGCAACCCCGAGTGCGCCCTGGTCCTCACCGACGACTACGCCTCCGGGCGCCACCTGCGCATCTACCCGGGAGCCGACGCCTGGTATGCCGACGACCTGGGGTCCACCAACGGCACCGTGGTGGACGGCGAGGAGATCGGCACCGGGGCCCGTCTCGATCCCGGCGCGCAGATCCGGATCGGCCAGACCGTCCTCGAGCTGCGCCGCTGA
- a CDS encoding FhaA domain-containing protein, with protein sequence MGVFDKLERRLERAVKQPFARIFKAEVQPVEIASAMRRSMDDRAAVLGPGRTMVPNVFTIELAETDYERLSSYDRALTDELIAAAEDHADAQRYVSPGPYEVRLVSGDDLETGIFRIRPASKDGRRGSAPEPRRRPTPRPERDRSADQGEDRESQDHVDAGAAYRRPTQTAQAPVQPRRPASSGHAPVTLEVDGLRIPLTGAVSTIGRDESCTVVVDDAGASRRHAEIRITHDGPHLQVLLRDLGSTNGTYLNGEQVGTEELRRGDRITLGRTHLTVDLEA encoded by the coding sequence GTGGGAGTCTTCGACAAGCTCGAACGCCGACTCGAGCGCGCCGTCAAGCAGCCCTTCGCGCGGATCTTCAAGGCCGAGGTCCAGCCGGTCGAGATCGCCTCGGCGATGCGCAGGTCCATGGACGACCGCGCCGCGGTCCTCGGACCTGGCCGCACCATGGTCCCCAACGTCTTCACCATCGAGCTCGCCGAGACCGACTACGAGCGGCTCTCCTCCTACGACCGCGCCCTGACCGACGAGCTGATCGCCGCGGCCGAGGACCACGCCGATGCCCAGCGCTACGTCTCACCTGGTCCCTACGAGGTGCGCCTCGTCTCCGGCGACGACCTGGAGACCGGCATCTTCCGGATCCGGCCCGCCAGCAAGGACGGGCGGCGCGGCAGCGCGCCCGAGCCACGGCGGCGGCCCACGCCCAGGCCGGAGCGGGACCGGTCGGCCGACCAGGGTGAGGACCGCGAGAGTCAGGACCACGTGGACGCCGGGGCTGCATACCGCCGCCCCACCCAGACTGCCCAGGCCCCCGTGCAGCCCCGCCGGCCGGCATCGAGCGGGCACGCGCCGGTCACCCTGGAGGTGGATGGGCTACGAATCCCCCTCACCGGGGCCGTGTCCACGATCGGCCGGGACGAGAGCTGCACCGTCGTCGTCGACGACGCGGGCGCATCCCGGCGGCACGCCGAGATTCGCATCACCCACGACGGGCCGCACCTGCAGGTCCTCCTGCGCGACCTCGGCTCCACCAACGGCACCTATCTCAACGGCGAGCAGGTCGGCACCGAGGAGCTGCGCCGCGGTGACCGCATCACCCTGGGCCGCACGCACCTGACCGTCGACCTGGAGGCTTGA
- a CDS encoding SRPBCC family protein, producing MPVIDITKDIDTRTIIITAQFAAPVERVWAVYADPRQLEKVWGPPQYPATFVEHQLAPGGRMTYYMTSPEGERFGGWWEITEVDEPRSFSFRDGFADADLQPLLDMPVSENTFTFETADGGTRAVFTSVYATAEGLEQVLAMGVEEGATSAINQIDDYLAA from the coding sequence ATGCCTGTCATCGACATCACCAAGGACATCGACACCCGCACCATCATCATCACGGCCCAGTTCGCCGCCCCGGTCGAGCGGGTGTGGGCCGTGTATGCCGACCCCCGCCAGTTGGAGAAGGTCTGGGGACCGCCGCAGTACCCGGCCACCTTCGTCGAGCACCAGCTGGCCCCCGGTGGCCGGATGACCTACTACATGACCAGCCCCGAGGGTGAGCGCTTCGGCGGCTGGTGGGAGATCACCGAGGTGGACGAGCCGCGCAGCTTCAGCTTCCGCGACGGCTTCGCGGACGCCGATCTGCAGCCGCTGCTGGACATGCCCGTCTCGGAGAACACCTTCACCTTCGAGACCGCCGACGGTGGCACCCGCGCGGTGTTCACCTCCGTCTATGCCACGGCCGAGGGGCTGGAACAGGTCCTGGCCATGGGTGTGGAGGAGGGCGCGACCTCGGCGATCAACCAGATCGACGACTATCTGGCCGCCTGA
- a CDS encoding ArsR/SmtB family transcription factor, translating to MDGTSEQRADAMFHALADRTRRDILRRVLAGEHSVSALAANYEMSFAAVQKHVAVLERAGLITKRREGRQQLASGDVQAVRSVASMLTELEDIWRGRIDRIDALLEED from the coding sequence ATGGACGGGACCAGCGAGCAGCGCGCGGACGCGATGTTCCACGCGCTGGCCGACCGCACGCGGCGCGACATCCTGCGCCGGGTGCTGGCAGGCGAGCACTCGGTCTCCGCCCTGGCGGCGAACTACGAGATGAGCTTCGCCGCGGTGCAGAAGCACGTCGCCGTGCTTGAACGAGCCGGCCTGATCACCAAGCGTCGCGAGGGCCGGCAGCAGCTGGCCAGCGGTGACGTGCAGGCCGTCCGCTCCGTCGCCTCGATGCTCACCGAGCTCGAGGACATCTGGCGCGGTCGCATCGACCGCATCGACGCACTCCTGGAAGAGGACTGA
- a CDS encoding DUF2237 family protein yields the protein MRNVLGGELQECGIDPMTGFTRSGRCEVTPDDLGVHGVCAVMTEDFLQHQLGVGNDLVTPRPMWSFPGLRAGDRWCVVAVRWLQAQRAGCGAPVVLASTHESVLEVVPLTLLQQHAVDVPDDVSGLTHG from the coding sequence ATGCGCAATGTGCTCGGCGGTGAGCTGCAGGAGTGCGGCATCGACCCGATGACAGGGTTCACCCGGTCGGGCCGGTGCGAGGTCACGCCGGACGACCTAGGGGTGCACGGCGTATGTGCGGTGATGACCGAGGATTTCCTGCAGCACCAGTTGGGGGTCGGCAACGACCTGGTGACCCCCCGGCCCATGTGGTCCTTCCCGGGGCTGCGGGCCGGTGATCGGTGGTGCGTCGTCGCGGTGCGATGGCTGCAGGCGCAGCGGGCGGGCTGCGGGGCGCCGGTGGTGCTGGCCAGCACCCACGAGTCGGTGCTTGAAGTGGTGCCGTTGACGCTGCTGCAGCAGCACGCCGTCGACGTGCCCGACGACGTCTCCGGTCTGACCCACGGCTGA
- a CDS encoding exodeoxyribonuclease III, whose amino-acid sequence MLRIATFNVNGIRAAERRGFGAWLHGCAPDVAALQEVRCPADALPADVFGDHHLTYDPGTIPGRNGVAVLTRQAPAAVRTWGAPVLVRRPGTAATDLSEAGDGIPLARGLSRFVPEGRYVEVDLADEPVTVASLYLPKGGLPAHLQVAGRMREAPDGGARYARKMGFLTAFARQLHRTRRAARARGREFVLLGDLNVAHTELDVAHWRRHQRSEGFLPEERAWMGDQLSARTLVDVVRLLHPDTPGPWSWWSWLGRTFERDEGWRIDYHLATPGLARRARTAHVHRQGQDGVRVSDHGAVVVDYGP is encoded by the coding sequence GTGCTGCGCATCGCGACCTTCAACGTCAACGGGATCAGGGCCGCCGAGCGTCGGGGGTTCGGCGCCTGGCTGCACGGGTGTGCGCCCGACGTCGCCGCCCTGCAGGAGGTGCGCTGCCCGGCGGATGCGCTGCCCGCTGACGTCTTCGGCGACCACCACCTGACCTATGACCCCGGCACGATCCCGGGCCGCAACGGCGTCGCCGTGCTGACCCGTCAGGCCCCGGCGGCGGTGCGCACCTGGGGTGCCCCGGTCCTGGTGCGCCGGCCCGGGACAGCGGCCACCGACCTGAGCGAGGCGGGGGACGGCATACCCCTGGCCCGTGGCCTGTCGCGGTTCGTGCCCGAGGGCCGCTACGTCGAGGTGGACCTGGCCGACGAGCCGGTGACGGTGGCCAGCCTCTACCTGCCCAAGGGCGGGTTGCCTGCCCACCTGCAGGTGGCGGGCCGGATGCGGGAGGCACCGGACGGCGGTGCCAGGTATGCCCGCAAGATGGGCTTCCTGACCGCCTTCGCCCGTCAGCTGCACCGGACGCGCCGAGCAGCCCGTGCGCGGGGCCGGGAGTTCGTGCTGCTCGGGGACCTCAACGTCGCGCACACCGAGCTGGACGTCGCGCACTGGCGGCGCCACCAGCGCTCGGAGGGCTTCCTGCCCGAGGAGCGGGCCTGGATGGGAGACCAGCTCTCCGCCCGCACCCTCGTCGACGTCGTCCGGCTGCTGCACCCAGACACCCCCGGGCCGTGGTCGTGGTGGAGCTGGCTGGGGCGCACCTTCGAGCGGGACGAGGGCTGGCGGATCGACTACCACCTGGCCACCCCGGGGCTGGCCCGGCGGGCGAGGACGGCGCACGTCCACCGCCAGGGCCAGGACGGCGTCCGGGTCAGCGACCACGGGGCAGTCGTCGTCGACTACGGCCCCTGA
- the idi gene encoding isopentenyl-diphosphate Delta-isomerase: MDSKRGEPRRAAPAGLSHQQDGSRDQVSVTQTDQVVLVAEDGTPLGAAPRTSVHTGDTPLHQAFSLYLFDEQGRVLITRRALGKLTWPGVWSNACCGHPRPGEELGVAVRRRLGEELGVQVEDLQLVLPDFRYRAVDASGIVEHELCPVLVGRAAGELRPDPDEVSEHAWVSWTDLVSAIRATPAVYSPWSALQVPLLADEQERLPLARRAGGVRAGGVNGMPGPEAAAVPASATLSAVDALLSSELTWMRQVWGAIAPAGEPDVLGGDPGDLPEWLHTLLVGQGKRLRPQMCHWGFVASGGQLDTRGHDDVVRVAAALETLHLFAMLHDDVMDQSGERRGRPSAHVVADRRHRAAGGHGDPLRFGENIALLLGDLAHSEADRLVHTLPSVMRDYWYELNLELIVGQRADLTGAAARRTDLAHAEAVAALKSGAYTIERPLQLGALAAGATPQQREELGRFGWHLGRAFAWRDDVLGVWGDHAVTGKPSGDDLREGKSTLIWVLGNEHLQGEAAAAMERVGTPEARESDVPLMQQALEEAGVREEVEVRIIAEIAAAEAALVGSSLTPEGVAGLRETARLVAWRSS; this comes from the coding sequence ATGGACAGCAAGCGGGGTGAGCCACGCAGGGCCGCTCCGGCCGGCCTGAGCCACCAGCAGGACGGGAGCAGGGACCAGGTGAGCGTGACCCAGACCGACCAGGTGGTCCTCGTCGCCGAGGACGGGACTCCTCTCGGCGCCGCCCCACGGACCAGCGTGCACACCGGGGACACCCCGCTGCACCAGGCGTTCTCCCTCTACCTCTTCGACGAACAGGGCCGGGTGCTCATCACCCGGCGGGCGCTCGGCAAGCTCACCTGGCCAGGGGTGTGGAGCAATGCCTGCTGCGGCCATCCCCGGCCCGGGGAGGAGCTCGGTGTCGCGGTCCGTCGCCGGCTGGGCGAGGAGCTGGGCGTGCAGGTGGAGGACCTGCAGCTCGTGCTGCCCGACTTCCGCTACCGGGCCGTCGACGCCAGCGGGATCGTCGAGCATGAGCTGTGCCCCGTCCTGGTAGGGCGGGCCGCGGGCGAGCTACGCCCGGACCCTGATGAGGTCAGCGAGCACGCCTGGGTGTCCTGGACCGACCTGGTGAGTGCGATCCGCGCCACACCCGCGGTCTACAGCCCGTGGTCGGCCCTGCAGGTGCCACTCCTGGCGGACGAGCAAGAGCGGCTGCCGCTCGCCAGGCGTGCGGGCGGTGTCCGGGCGGGCGGTGTCAACGGCATGCCGGGTCCCGAGGCCGCGGCCGTCCCGGCCTCGGCGACCCTGTCGGCCGTCGACGCGCTGCTGAGCTCGGAGCTGACCTGGATGCGCCAGGTCTGGGGGGCGATCGCCCCCGCGGGCGAGCCCGACGTCCTCGGCGGTGACCCGGGGGACCTGCCCGAGTGGCTGCATACCCTCCTGGTGGGGCAGGGCAAGCGGCTGCGTCCACAGATGTGCCACTGGGGCTTCGTCGCCAGCGGGGGCCAGCTGGACACCCGCGGCCACGACGACGTCGTGCGGGTGGCGGCGGCTCTGGAGACGCTGCACCTGTTTGCGATGCTGCACGACGACGTGATGGACCAGTCGGGCGAACGCCGCGGACGCCCCTCTGCCCACGTCGTCGCGGACCGACGGCACCGGGCGGCCGGTGGTCACGGCGACCCCTTGCGGTTCGGGGAGAACATCGCCCTGCTGCTCGGTGACCTTGCCCACAGCGAGGCTGACCGGCTCGTGCACACGCTGCCCTCGGTGATGCGCGACTACTGGTACGAGCTGAACCTTGAGCTCATCGTGGGCCAGCGCGCCGACCTCACCGGGGCGGCCGCCCGCCGCACCGACCTCGCCCACGCCGAGGCGGTTGCGGCGCTGAAGTCGGGCGCCTACACGATCGAGCGGCCCCTGCAGCTGGGTGCACTGGCGGCCGGCGCGACCCCGCAGCAGCGGGAGGAGCTGGGCCGCTTCGGCTGGCACCTGGGCAGGGCTTTTGCGTGGCGCGACGACGTGCTCGGCGTATGGGGTGACCACGCCGTCACCGGCAAGCCGTCTGGGGACGACCTGCGCGAGGGCAAGTCGACGCTGATCTGGGTCCTGGGCAACGAGCACCTGCAGGGGGAGGCCGCCGCCGCCATGGAGCGGGTGGGGACCCCGGAGGCGCGGGAGTCGGACGTGCCGCTGATGCAGCAGGCTCTGGAGGAAGCAGGTGTGCGGGAGGAGGTCGAGGTCCGCATCATCGCCGAGATCGCCGCGGCGGAGGCCGCGCTGGTCGGCTCCTCGCTGACCCCCGAAGGGGTGGCCGGCCTGCGCGAGACGGCGCGTCTGGTGGCCTGGAGGTCTTCATGA